From the genome of Verrucomicrobiota bacterium:
TAAGTTCCTTGTTTAGCCAAAGAAGTTTTTGCTCAGGCTCTCCTTCAAAACTACGTTTGATAAATGCGTTGGGTTCCAGATAAACGACTTCGGCTGACCATGCTGATTGGACGAACAAAGTCAGAAGACCTATAAGAAGGAGGGGAGTTGTCCGTCGTCGAATCATCGAAAGAATAAAGGAACGCAAAGCAGAGAGTACTTCAAGGCAATCACCGTTCGTAATTAAACCACCTAAAACTGGTAACCCAGGCCCAAGTTGAAAGCGGTACTGCCCTTTCCACGCAGTTGCCTGGATTTTGAAATGTCCTGTAAATCGACTTTGAATACAACCTGATCGGTCGGCCAATAATTAATCCCCAATTCACTAATCTCATTGAAGCTGAGGAAAGATCCGGTGAAATATTCGTATTCGCTATATCGAATATAAATACCGAGGTCACCAAATTCATCGCTCAATTCCCAGCGGTAGGACGGCTCGAAATAATAGCCATATTGTGTTTCGGCATCAGCGTTGGTCGTTCCATCCAGGTCCCAATGCGAGTAAAGCGCCCGAAGGCGAAAGCCGCCACTCGAATAGTCCGCATGAGCTGAAGTGAGAAGGCCTGATACATCGACACTAGAACTTTGAGAGAGATTTCCTTGATGGAAGGCAGACAAACCCAACTCCAGACCAGCGACACCGGTATACTTGATACGTCCGACGAAGGCCGCTTCGTTGTTGATTGCTTGGGCGACTTTTTGGCGGCCACTTCGAATGTTGCCGCTTGGGCCGACATCAAGTCCGGAGACGACTCCACCCTCGACGGACATTCCGTTATCAAAGCGGTAGGTGCCTTTGATTCCAGCTTCCCACCAGGTTGACGGAATAATCCGGGATTCTACGTTATTTCGTTCGACCCCGTAAAAAGTATTAGGCTCATGGATTTCATTGATGATACCTATGGGCATGAGGAATAACCCGGCGTCGGTGCTAAAATTCTCACTCCAATCCATTCGAATAAATGCTTGCTCGAGTTCAACCTCACCAGGTCCGTCCGCAGAGGATAGCGCGTGTTCGAGTTCGAGTTCCGAACTGAACGTGATCCAATCATTGAACTCGTGGTTGAAGAAAAGCACGAACCGATGGAAATCGATTTGATCACTGGCATTACTGAAAAAGTTCGCATGCAGCTCGCCATACCCACCAATGGAAGTTTTATCCCACCATCCTAGACCACCGGAACCGCCATGGCCCATTTCTTCAACCGCCAGAGCGGTAGCTTCCAACTGCTGACGAGTAACTTGTACTTCCTCGCGAGCGGTCTCAGCTTCTGTCTTCGCGCTAGCCACCGCCAGTTTCGTGCCTTCTACCGCGCTGCTCGTTGCAGATACTTCTTTTTTGTTGGCTTCCACCATCGCAGTGAGCTCAGCGATTTGCTTCTGCTGAGCCTGGATTATGCGCCACATTTCCTCCACAGACGGTGTATCTTGGCCTGACAAAGAGCAAATTGCAGATAATGCCATCACTAACCCAGTCGGGATCAATTGGTATAATTTCATATTAAATCAGAGGTCTTCAAAATGGAAAGTTGAGTTTTAAAAAGGACGGAAAACAGAGAGTCAATAAATTTATGAGATTGAATCTCATTTTCATTAGAGTCGCTCAGGTCGGATCATTTACTCACAATGAGAGGAGTTAAAAATCTTCAGATACCACTAGTATGGCAGAAGGAAATAGGGGACGGTCTTGTCAGGCGTCAGGTTGTTATTATTCTTCTTTAGCCGGAAACATCAGAATGTCGCACACTGGCGCCATCGATACCCTGCACTTGAATGCAAAACTAGCCGCGCTTCCTAAAAAGCATAAACTGATTCCCCTCTGTATCCACGCACATAGCGAGGTGCGGAGGCTCTCCATTTTCCGGCTTCGGCTCGTTGGTTAATTCCCCTCCGGCGTCAACCACTTCAGCAGCGCCGACCAGAACGTCCGCCACCTGAAAACTCATTCCGGTCCAGGTTCGTTTTCCTTCACCACCACTGTGAATTCCGATGATTGAACCGCATAACTCGAGCTCGGCCATGATCTCAATCTTTTTAGTCACTACCGCCCCAAGAACGGTCGTATAAAACTCCACAGCCCGATCCATATCCGCTGCCCAGATGAGGTATTTAACGCGTTCTACTAGCATAGGCCTAAACTCGGAGACATCTTAGAATCCTGCAAGACCACACTTAAGAATTTCCTCGTGCAGAAGATGGTGTGTATTAACAGGGCACCAACCAACAGATCGCCAGGGGAAATAGGTCGTGGCTCAGAAAGTGAGCTCCCCGCATCTGCTGAACTAACCCAAAAACTATTCCACCCACAAGAGAGGTTCGCGTAATAACCTGTGCTCAAAAATCAAAAGGTCGCTACCGGATATAACCCATGTTTTCCAGTTTCACCAAAATACGATGAGCAGCCAGTTCAGGTGAGAGCTTTTGAGTATCGATTATAATTTCGGCGCTTTCCGGTTCTTCGTAAGGATCATCAATTCCGGTGAATTCCTTAATCAACCCGGCCCGAGCTTTGGCATACAGACCTTTGCGATCCCTCTTCTCACAAACTTCAATCGGAGTAGCGACGAAGATCAGTACAAAGCCTCCAACCGCCTCAATCATTTGCCGGACTTTCCGGCGAGTGACCCGGTATGGTGCAATAGGTGCACACACAGCTATGCCACCATTTTTAGTTATCTCGGAAGCAACATACCCGATGCGTTCAATATTCAAGTTGCGGTGTTCTTTCGAGAACCCCAGCTCGCTGGAAAGGTTTTTCCGAACAAGATCGCCATCGAGCAAAGTTACCTGGCGTCCTCCGATCTCCAGTAACTTGACAAGAAGGGCGTTGGCGATGGTTGATTTCCCGGATCCCGACAAGCCGGTAAAGAATAAGGTAACTCCCTGCTTGTGTTTGGGCGGGTACATTTTTCGCAGTTCCTCCACGATTTCCGGATACGAAAACCATTCCGGCATCTCAAGACCCTCACTCAGACGACGGCGAAACTCGGTCCCGGTGATTGTTTTGATTTTCATGTCCGGGGTAGTCTCCTCAACGGTCATGTATTGAGCCTTATCCTCCACGTAAACCATTTGCTGAAACGGCACCAGGGAGATATCCATTTCCTTTTCGTGTTTGGAAAAAAGTTCCTGCGCTTCGTAAGGACCGTAGTACGGTTGGCCATCCGGTGTTTTCCCCGGACCAGCATGATCGCGTCCCACAATAAAATGCGTGCAGCCAAAATTCTTGCGAATCAGCCCATGCCACACCGCCTCCCTCGGACCAGCCATGCGCATGGCCAGGTTAAGCAGACTTAAGGACGTCGTTTGCTCGGGATATTTTTCAAGAATGCGTTCGTAACAACGAACACGCGTAAAATGATCCACATCTCCCTTGCGCGTCATGCCAACAACCGGATGGATGAGGAGATTTGCTTCGTTTTCATGAGCAGCGCGAAAGGTGATTTCCTGGTGAGCTCGATGCATGGGATTGCGCGTTTGAAACGCCACCACCTTGCGCCAACCCAGTTTGCGGAAGCGTCCTCTAAGTTCGGAGGGAGAATCGCGAAGCAATTTGAAATCGTAATGAGTGGGAGGCTCCAGGCCACTTAGCTTGCCGCCAATATACACATCGTTCGAATGATTCAGTAAGTAATCGACACCGGGATGCGCGTCAATTTCACAACCGTAAACCAGGTTAGCTTCTTCCAGCTTATCCGGTTTCCAGATGTCCTCAACTTTCAAGGTAGCGATAATGACGCCTTCCAGATCGCGAAGGGCAATGTCCTCGCCGGACGTCAGGGAATCGGCGAATTCCTCGGTGACATCCAGATTGATGGGGATGGGCCAAAGAATCTTTGATTTCAACCGCATGTCTTTTAACACACCGATGTAATCCTCCTGATTAAGAAATCCTTCGAGCGGTGAAAATGCCCCGTTTAGTATGAGCTCGATATCACAAAGCTGCCTTTCGGTCATGTCCCAGGATTTGTACTCCCTGGCCTTTATCTTTTCCTCTTCGGCCGTAGATTCACCGAGATACAGCTCTTTTAAAACGCCGCCATGTGGTTCTTTGAATGCTCCCATATTGGATTGAATTAAGGTTACAGATGGTGAGTTGCCAACCGAAGAAACAAATACAGGGCAACCCCTTACAATTGTTATTATTATTCATCCATCCGAATCCTTCAAGTCCGTTTATACAGAGCGGAAAAGTACTTTCAAACAAGCGATGGATAAGTCCGCTAAAACTAAAGGCTTTCGACAAACCGAATCACCAACCCACGTTGCTCAGCAGTTAACCTTTTAAACTCCTGCTTGCTGGCTTCCGCTTCACCGCCGTGCCAAAGGATCGCTTCTTCCACATTCCGAGCGCGCCCATCGTGAAGCAAACGCGTGTGCTTGTTAACCTTAGATAATAAGCCAATTCCCCAAAGAGGTGGAGTACGCCACTCCGTTCCCGAAGCTTCAAAATCGGGCCGACCATCGGCAAGCCCTTTCCCCATATCATGAAGCAGGAGATCTGTGTATGGACGGATGGATTGTTCAGCCAATACAGTAACCGGGTAGTCCTTAGCTGTTTCCAAACGAGGTGTATGGCAGGCAACGCAACGCAACTGACTGAATAGTTCCTTGCCTTGATTAAATTTAGTTCGATCTTCGATTCGCGCCGCTGGAACAGCGAGTGTCTGCATATAAAAAACAACATCCTCCAGGTCTCGATCCGATAACTCAGGAGAACCTCCACTCGGAAACTTTTCCGAAAGGTTCTGGGATTCAGAATAATTTTCCCCGGGAAAAAGTGAATTGGTTATCCCAATATCTCCAAGAAACGCTCCGGCTGTTTGGTCAGTGAGAGTGGCCTTGTTCGCCTTCCAGCCAAAACGGCCGAGCTCCTTCTTTCCTAGGCTCGGACTCCAAACCCAATTAGGTCGCCCCGATATCCCGTCGCCGTCTTTATCATCCGGGTCAGATCGACTTAAAATATCGTCCTTGGATACCGCGTCTAAAAGCCCGAGCCCAAACACGACCGAAGCAACCCTGGGTGAGCTAAGCAATTCAGCATGCGGATCTCCATAAGCCCATTGAGTAAGAGAATAGTTTGGATCCAGCATTTGATAAGATTTTCCATCGGGATAAAATCCGTCTATGATTTTGTATTGAATGCGAACGCTGGCTTCAGGCATAGCGCCGGGCAATGCACGTACGCTGACCTGGGTACCATAAACCGGATCAGGGCGCGGCGAATTATGCTCCGAAGTTCCTGGAATACTTATGCGCATTAACCAGCCATCGGGCACGGCGGTTTCTTCGGGTGGCTGACCGCGGCCATCTTTAAAATGACAGGTCGAGCAGGAACGTACATTGAATAAAGGTCCCAGCCCATCGCGGCCATTTACCTCGGACGAGGCATCTACCCAATTGGTATTGAAGAATGCATTTCCTGCAAAAAAACGCGGATGTTGTTCAATTGGCAAATTCGTTGCCGGAAACCCAAAGGCATTAACAGACTCATCAAAAACGGTAGTCCCACCACCTGTGAGCAAATCGCCAATACAAGGTAAACCAACATTTAGCGTTACGAGTATTGAGCAAACGACTCTTGCTCGTTGGAGCCCAAAAACCATGGCCCGTTATCCGCGTTTCACATCCAGCTCAAGAAGTTCCTCAGCATCAGCCAAAGCGTATACCAAACTCCACAAAGCACTCACTGCTTCTTGAACTTGAACCTGTTTGGGGGATCCATCCGCCGCCACGATAGCCTGGTCGAAAGGTGCCTCGATGGCTTCTACTTTTTCTTTTGCCACATAAAACTTTTGCTTAACTGCATCAGCGGCAGCCTGATCGGCTTCCGCAATTACATCATACAGCCCCTTCCCTTCAACTTGGGGACCATAAACGGGTTTGAAGGCTCCAAATAAAATGGCTTCAAGCCCTTCCATGTTTGCTATAAAATCGAAGTGCGTCGTATCACTAAAACAGGAATGCTCGTCTTCTTGCGACTTTGAACGCAAAGCAAGAGACATACGCTCGGCCGCCAGCTCCCGTCCTGCCAATGAACTAACACCACGCATGACTAATTTCATAAGCGTCGTCGGACGCTTCAGGAAAAAGTCGCCCGAGGCGTTATCGTAATTGGACATGCTCCATTGATCTGCTACCGCCACCAGATGGCTTCGCAACAGTTCCGTAGCCGCGACTAAATAATTCATCCGTCTGTCGGCATTGGGGGCCACTGTGAAATCGGTCCACTTGCGCTGCCCCGGACCATCGACAAACCGATCTTGTCCCCAAAGTAAAAACTCAATCGCATGCCAACCTGTGGATATATTGGTTTCTCCACCAACCACATTCAATTGACGCAACAAGCGACTGTTAATTTCAGGATAATCCTTAAGGTTATTGATAATGCCAGACCCTGGATCATCCTCAGTATAGTCGATGTAGCTTTCATCTATCGGCCACGCATTGATCAGTTCCTCCAGTTCCATCTGATCAATCGGTCCATCCGAAAAACGATAAACTTCCGTCCGCCCATAGACCTTGCGGGCCTCTATCCAGGATTTCTTAAGTTCTCCAAAGGACACTTCTCCCGGTTCCTTCCGGAACCGATACACTGCCATATTAAATCTGACTGTTTCCTTTACCGAGTCCGAATAGAGATACCAGGCAAGCGTTGCATAATTACTAAGAAATTCAAAAGCGATCTCATTTGAAAATGGTTGACCTTCCGGAGTCGGTGGAGCCACCTCGAAATCCGCTCGCAGAACAGGGGCAGGAATCCAGACCAACAGGACAATCAGAATTAAACGCGGGGACATCATTTTTCAATAAGACCTCCAATTGCAATGGAACGTTCCGCACTTGGCAATCTTTGACGTGCTAAATCTCAGATGCCTCTGATCGAAATAGGCGCGGCTTATTTTGCCTCTCGCAACGGCATTTCGTTTTCGCCGTCTACCACACGCTTAATTAGGAAATTGGGACGTCGTAAGACTTCGTGGTAAATACGGCCAACATACTCACCGATGAGACCCAGACCAGTACACAGAACCCCAATTACCAATATCAACGATAGCAAAAATAACCCAATAGAGCTAATCTGAATCTGAAAAAGGAAGGCCGATAAAAAGAGTGCGACTAAGCATATGAAGCCCGTACAAAAGACGCCAAAGCCCAGTAAAGTCAAAGTTTGCAGAGGCCAAAGAGAGAACCCGGTAATCAAATCAAAATTCAGCTCCATAAGGTTAAAGTAGTTATAACGCGATTTCCCGGAACTTCTACCCTCATGGGCTACTTCCACCTCCGCAGGATTCGAAGCGAACTTGTAAGCCAAGGCTGAAACAAAAACTGACCTTTCACGAGACCTCACCACGGCCTTGATTATGGATCCGCTATATGCTCTCAACATGCATCCCTGATCAGTTATGCGTATGTTAGTTATTTTTTCACGAATGTAGTTGTTCAACCGTGAACTCCACCGCCTCATCCAAGAATCTTTTCTGTTACTACGTATTCCACCCACATAATCGTGACCCCTGTCCATCAATTCAAGTAGTTTCGGAATTTCCTCCGGTGGATTCTGTAAATCTGCATCCAACGTTACCGCAATTTTCCCGCGTGCGAATTCAAAACCAGCACAGATGGCATTAAACTGTCCGTAGTTCCCATTGAACTCAACCAACCTGACCTTACCGTGGTAATCCTCACAAAACGCTTCAAGCAAGTCCAGGGAATCATCAGTGCTTCCATCATCAACGAATATTACCTCGTAGCTTCTTCCAAGTGTTTCCAGTACCGCAAGAAGTCGATAAAACAGTTTGGGCAAGCAGTCTTCCTCGTTGAACACGGGAATTACAACCGAGATCTCGGGTGATTGATGATTTTTCATTTTTGAAAAAGATTAATTGAAGTTAAGTAATACTATCAGGGACTAGGAGGAGTGACAGAGGGATTGCCTTCATCGGTTCCCCCGGAGACGGTTTATTACTGATCAACACATAATTTTTGTCCCGAAAAATTAAAAATCCTTTTAGGGCCGGATAATCACGTGCAATCCGCCGGAGATGTTTGCTTCTGGCGACGGCGAATATTCGTGAATCACCTTCCCAACGAATTCGAAAAACTGTTTCTCCAACAAATCGGCTCGAGTGATCTTCTAACGTCAACCCAAAGTTGATGTCCCTCGACCAAGAATCGACAACACTCACTTTCTGATTCAGATAAAACGGAAGATCCTGATGGTAATCAGATAAACAAAACACTTGATCCCCGTCCACTTGCATAGACAGAAGCTTTAATGCAACCGTCTTGGAGGATTTTAGGTCAACGTGCTTCAATAGAGGATTAAGAAGCAACAAGCATACAAACCAGGTTGAAAACGGCACCAACAACACGAGCTTTGTTTTGTATTTGGAAGTTAATACAGAAGTCGCAATCCCACCAACCACGAGAAAAAGGCAAAGACAAACAAACAGACGATCAGCTGCGGGAGTTAAATCTAGACCGCTAAAATGTAGAGCGAAAGGCAAGAGGAGCCCAGGAAATAGTGTCAACAGAGCCGTGGAATGCATGCCAATTTTTAGACCCTTTGGGTGGGAATTGACAAAAATGGCAATCAATAGTGAGAGGGCCGGAAATATTGGAAGAATGTAGGGAATGAGTTTCGAGCTGGAAGCAGAAAAAAAGCCAATGACAAAGATGATCCATATAACGAGGAAAAGAGTTGTTTCTCGTTGCTCGTTTTTCCTCCATCTCGTTTTTAAAAGATCGAAGAGAGTTCCAGGCAAAAATCCAAGCCATGGAATAAGTCCCACCGCACCGTAGACAAAGAAGAACCAGATCGGTTTGTTCCGACCGTGCCCTTCTTCCATGAAACGCAAAAAATGTTCATGGACAAAATAATACCATGCGAACTCTGAATGCTGCTGCCAGGCCAGGAAGTGCCAAGGTCCCGCTATTAGCATAAAAACCAGAATCCCCCAACCCAGATAACAAGGAAACAACTTCTTCCAACGTTGAGTGATTAACAGCCAAACTCCAATGATAGCTACTGGAATGAGCACTCCAATTAGACCTTTGGTCAGAACCGCCAGAGCACTCCAAATATAGAATGCCAGAATCAAGTTTCTCCGCAGCGGGCCCCTTTCCTCGCTGATCGCAACTAAGAAAGTCAGCAGTGCGAATGTAATAAATACGGACACAGCCATATCTATCACAACCAGCTGACTTATTGAAAAGTACATAAGCGAGGTAGATAAAATCGCAACTGAGATAAGACCAACCGAGCGATTATAGAGCCGTCGGCCAGCGACATATACACCTAAGCATCCTGCAAGCGCAAAAGCAGCCGGCCAGAACCGGGCAGCCTTTTCATTCAGTCCACCCACTTTTAAAGCGAGGGCTTGGAGCCAATAAAACAATGGAGGCTTGTCAAAATAGAGCACCCCGTTGACGCGTGGGCTGACCCAACTGCCGTCTTCCAACATTTCACGGGGTATCTCCGAATATCTACCTTCATCGGGATTTCCGAGAGGACGAACTCCATTTGTCCCAAAGAATAGGATACAAAGCAAAAAGCAGATCAAAGTAATATCCCTAAAAACTAACTTTCCGGTATGGGTCACAGCGTATTATATTTTTTCATACATCGGCTAATCCAAAGTATGGTCGCAAATTTATGACCGGAAGCTTAACGTTCCCTTAAGTGTAACAAAAATCTGAAAAGAACTCGTAAGATTCCCTTTAAAGCGGTTTTGGATGGGACTGAAAAAAGTTGATAACAGAATGGGGTATCATTAAGGCTACATTAAGGAAAGAATGGTTTGATTACACGTTACAAATTCACCTGCTAACTTATGAAAGTACTTATAATAGAAGATTCACAGCGTCTGCTACGGTCTTTAACCCACGGCCTTAAAAAGCAGGGATTCTCGGTGGACGCTGCGTCAGATGGACGAGATGGGCTCGATTTTGCGTTGTTCAACAATTACGACGTGATTCTTCTCGACCTCATGCTGCCAGGGATAGACGGCCTCACCATTTTAAGGAAATTGAGGGCGTCGGGAAAGCAGACCCACATTCTCATCCTTTCTGCCAGTGATCAGGTAGATGACCGGATTCGAGGGCTTCGCCTGGGAGCAGATGATTATATGATAAAACCGTTTTCCTTCGATGAACTGATCGCCCGCATTCAGACCTTGGTTCGGAGAAAATATGAAGCCAAGTCTCCCGAAGTCAGCGTTGACGGTGTGATAGTAAACACAGCCAATAAAGAGGTGACCTGCAACGGAAACGTGGTTACATTAACTCCTGGTGAATATGCGATTTTGGAACACCTCATGCTCAACCGGGGACGGGTACTTTCCAAGGATCAATTGTTGGATGCCGTCCACGACAGCGAGTCCTATGCCAGCCGAAATGTGATAGAGGTTCTAGTTTGCAATTTAAGGAAGAAACTCGATCATAACGGGAATCCATCGATTATTAAAACAAAGCGTGGTTACGGCTATCTGATAGATCAAAGCGCATAAAAGTGAAATCGATCCGACATGAGCTAACGGTCCGCCTTTTAATAGGGACATCTCTACTGCTTATCGCAGCGAGTACGGTTCTTTGCATACTTGTTAGGTCTATTCTTTTGGACGGTTTTGATAATAATCTACGAACAAAAGCAAAGACGATCAACGCCCTGACCATGAGGGAAGGGAATCGTATCGAAAGCGAGATTCATGAAGATTCAATGCCTGAGTTTAGCGACGAAGAGAATCCGGAATTCTTTCAAATTGCCTTTCAGGACGGTACAGTGATTAACAGGTCGGAATCCATGGAGGATTTTGACGGATCAGTCCCAGACCTTGGAGAAACCCTTGATGCAATCGGAAACATCAAGTTGGAGGATGGAGAAGAAGGGCGTTATGTCCTGATCAGAACTAAACCCATCAATGAAGTAGAGGTGGATGAGGAGGAGGAAATTGAGGAGGATGAGATCATTTTTGAAATTCCGGCTTCCATAAACCCGGAAGCGGCAACCGTAACTATTTTTGTAGCAAAAAGCAGGGAAGATTTGGACCAAATGCTTGCCTTTATTTTCCTTACCATTGGTGGCATCGACCTACTGATTCTGGCAGGCATTTTTTTAGTCGTTCGAATATCCGTGAACAAGGGATTACAACCCATCGACAACATCAATGCCCAAATAGAGAGCATAGACCCTGACGACTTAGCAAAACGGATCAGCCTAAAGGACCCTCCATCCGAATTGAGGAGCATCATTCAAACGCTGAACGAACTGCTTGAACGTATGGATGAGACCATTGTTCGTGAAAGAAGATTTACCAGCGATGTCGCCCATGAACTCCGGACACCGGTCTCGGAACTTAGAACCGCCTGTGAAGTGGGCGTCATGTCTCTAGAAGACGAGGAAACTACCAGAATATTTTTTGAGGATATCAATGATGTCTCCCAACAAATGGAGAAGATTGTCAGCAACCTGCTTTCACTTAGTCGATGGGATCAGGACGCAACACCCATCAATTATGAAAAGGTGGAATTGGGTGACCTGGTTAGAGATTGTTGGGACCACTGCAAAGCTGAGGCACAAGGGAAAAAGATAGAACTTGATTGCAGGATCGATTCAAAAACCACCATTTCCACTGATAAAGAAAAACTCCAAATGATCCTTCAAAATCTTTTGGAAAACGCAGTAGCCTACAGCGTTCCTGGAAGCCGGATTCGCTGCATGGTTGAACCGGGGAATCCATCCATAAATCTAATTGTGGAAAACCAAGCGGCCAACCTTTGCAGGGAAGATTTGCGTCACCTCTTTGATCGTTTCTGGAGGAAGGACAAAGCCAGGAGTGAGGTAAACCACTCTGGATTAGGATTGGCCATCGTCAAAGCGTTGGCCGATATTATGGATATCGAAGTGCATCCAGAACTGATGGATGATCGATGGTTCCGCATGCGTTTGAAAATCCGCATTTAATACCCGGAGTTGCCGTAGGTTGTAACTTTTTACTCTTCGGGCCCCCGGAGGACACTAAAAAGTACTTCTTTTTACAAACATAACAGAAACCCTGAATTCGTGAGATAAAATTGAATAAAAAGATGGAACCTGTTGGGGTTCAGTGGCTAAAGTAGCCTTGAACATAAAAAACCGAAAC
Proteins encoded in this window:
- a CDS encoding c-type cytochrome — protein: MVFGLQRARVVCSILVTLNVGLPCIGDLLTGGGTTVFDESVNAFGFPATNLPIEQHPRFFAGNAFFNTNWVDASSEVNGRDGLGPLFNVRSCSTCHFKDGRGQPPEETAVPDGWLMRISIPGTSEHNSPRPDPVYGTQVSVRALPGAMPEASVRIQYKIIDGFYPDGKSYQMLDPNYSLTQWAYGDPHAELLSSPRVASVVFGLGLLDAVSKDDILSRSDPDDKDGDGISGRPNWVWSPSLGKKELGRFGWKANKATLTDQTAGAFLGDIGITNSLFPGENYSESQNLSEKFPSGGSPELSDRDLEDVVFYMQTLAVPAARIEDRTKFNQGKELFSQLRCVACHTPRLETAKDYPVTVLAEQSIRPYTDLLLHDMGKGLADGRPDFEASGTEWRTPPLWGIGLLSKVNKHTRLLHDGRARNVEEAILWHGGEAEASKQEFKRLTAEQRGLVIRFVESL
- a CDS encoding iron-regulated protein, producing the protein MMSPRLILIVLLVWIPAPVLRADFEVAPPTPEGQPFSNEIAFEFLSNYATLAWYLYSDSVKETVRFNMAVYRFRKEPGEVSFGELKKSWIEARKVYGRTEVYRFSDGPIDQMELEELINAWPIDESYIDYTEDDPGSGIINNLKDYPEINSRLLRQLNVVGGETNISTGWHAIEFLLWGQDRFVDGPGQRKWTDFTVAPNADRRMNYLVAATELLRSHLVAVADQWSMSNYDNASGDFFLKRPTTLMKLVMRGVSSLAGRELAAERMSLALRSKSQEDEHSCFSDTTHFDFIANMEGLEAILFGAFKPVYGPQVEGKGLYDVIAEADQAAADAVKQKFYVAKEKVEAIEAPFDQAIVAADGSPKQVQVQEAVSALWSLVYALADAEELLELDVKRG
- a CDS encoding glycosyltransferase — encoded protein: MKNHQSPEISVVIPVFNEEDCLPKLFYRLLAVLETLGRSYEVIFVDDGSTDDSLDLLEAFCEDYHGKVRLVEFNGNYGQFNAICAGFEFARGKIAVTLDADLQNPPEEIPKLLELMDRGHDYVGGIRSNRKDSWMRRWSSRLNNYIREKITNIRITDQGCMLRAYSGSIIKAVVRSRERSVFVSALAYKFASNPAEVEVAHEGRSSGKSRYNYFNLMELNFDLITGFSLWPLQTLTLLGFGVFCTGFICLVALFLSAFLFQIQISSIGLFLLSLILVIGVLCTGLGLIGEYVGRIYHEVLRRPNFLIKRVVDGENEMPLREAK
- a CDS encoding bifunctional sulfate adenylyltransferase/adenylylsulfate kinase encodes the protein MGAFKEPHGGVLKELYLGESTAEEEKIKAREYKSWDMTERQLCDIELILNGAFSPLEGFLNQEDYIGVLKDMRLKSKILWPIPINLDVTEEFADSLTSGEDIALRDLEGVIIATLKVEDIWKPDKLEEANLVYGCEIDAHPGVDYLLNHSNDVYIGGKLSGLEPPTHYDFKLLRDSPSELRGRFRKLGWRKVVAFQTRNPMHRAHQEITFRAAHENEANLLIHPVVGMTRKGDVDHFTRVRCYERILEKYPEQTTSLSLLNLAMRMAGPREAVWHGLIRKNFGCTHFIVGRDHAGPGKTPDGQPYYGPYEAQELFSKHEKEMDISLVPFQQMVYVEDKAQYMTVEETTPDMKIKTITGTEFRRRLSEGLEMPEWFSYPEIVEELRKMYPPKHKQGVTLFFTGLSGSGKSTIANALLVKLLEIGGRQVTLLDGDLVRKNLSSELGFSKEHRNLNIERIGYVASEITKNGGIAVCAPIAPYRVTRRKVRQMIEAVGGFVLIFVATPIEVCEKRDRKGLYAKARAGLIKEFTGIDDPYEEPESAEIIIDTQKLSPELAAHRILVKLENMGYIR
- a CDS encoding VOC family protein → MLVERVKYLIWAADMDRAVEFYTTVLGAVVTKKIEIMAELELCGSIIGIHSGGEGKRTWTGMSFQVADVLVGAAEVVDAGGELTNEPKPENGEPPHLAMCVDTEGNQFMLFRKRG
- a CDS encoding response regulator transcription factor, which gives rise to MKVLIIEDSQRLLRSLTHGLKKQGFSVDAASDGRDGLDFALFNNYDVILLDLMLPGIDGLTILRKLRASGKQTHILILSASDQVDDRIRGLRLGADDYMIKPFSFDELIARIQTLVRRKYEAKSPEVSVDGVIVNTANKEVTCNGNVVTLTPGEYAILEHLMLNRGRVLSKDQLLDAVHDSESYASRNVIEVLVCNLRKKLDHNGNPSIIKTKRGYGYLIDQSA
- a CDS encoding glycosyltransferase family 39 protein, which translates into the protein MICFLLCILFFGTNGVRPLGNPDEGRYSEIPREMLEDGSWVSPRVNGVLYFDKPPLFYWLQALALKVGGLNEKAARFWPAAFALAGCLGVYVAGRRLYNRSVGLISVAILSTSLMYFSISQLVVIDMAVSVFITFALLTFLVAISEERGPLRRNLILAFYIWSALAVLTKGLIGVLIPVAIIGVWLLITQRWKKLFPCYLGWGILVFMLIAGPWHFLAWQQHSEFAWYYFVHEHFLRFMEEGHGRNKPIWFFFVYGAVGLIPWLGFLPGTLFDLLKTRWRKNEQRETTLFLVIWIIFVIGFFSASSSKLIPYILPIFPALSLLIAIFVNSHPKGLKIGMHSTALLTLFPGLLLPFALHFSGLDLTPAADRLFVCLCLFLVVGGIATSVLTSKYKTKLVLLVPFSTWFVCLLLLNPLLKHVDLKSSKTVALKLLSMQVDGDQVFCLSDYHQDLPFYLNQKVSVVDSWSRDINFGLTLEDHSSRFVGETVFRIRWEGDSRIFAVARSKHLRRIARDYPALKGFLIFRDKNYVLISNKPSPGEPMKAIPLSLLLVPDSIT
- a CDS encoding porin, with translation MKLYQLIPTGLVMALSAICSLSGQDTPSVEEMWRIIQAQQKQIAELTAMVEANKKEVSATSSAVEGTKLAVASAKTEAETAREEVQVTRQQLEATALAVEEMGHGGSGGLGWWDKTSIGGYGELHANFFSNASDQIDFHRFVLFFNHEFNDWITFSSELELEHALSSADGPGEVELEQAFIRMDWSENFSTDAGLFLMPIGIINEIHEPNTFYGVERNNVESRIIPSTWWEAGIKGTYRFDNGMSVEGGVVSGLDVGPSGNIRSGRQKVAQAINNEAAFVGRIKYTGVAGLELGLSAFHQGNLSQSSSVDVSGLLTSAHADYSSGGFRLRALYSHWDLDGTTNADAETQYGYYFEPSYRWELSDEFGDLGIYIRYSEYEYFTGSFLSFNEISELGINYWPTDQVVFKVDLQDISKSRQLRGKGSTAFNLGLGYQF